The Streptococcus respiraculi sequence GGTGGCGGAAATGCCCCGAAAGAAGTTGTAAAAGCAAATATCGACAAGGTCAAGGCTCTGACAGATAAACCTTTCGGAGTCAATATCATGCTCTTGTCTCCCTTTGTCGATGATATTGTCGACTTGGTCATTGAAGAGGGTGTGAAAGTGGTGACAACTGGGGCTGGCAATCCTGGGAAATACATGGAACGTTTCCATGCAGCAGGGATTACAGTGATTCCGGTTGTTCCAAGTGTTGCCCTTGCAAAACGAATGGAAAAATTGGGTGTTGATGCGGTCATTGCAGAAGGAATGGAAGCAGGTGGTCACATTGGAAAATTGACAACCATGACCTTGGTTCGGCAGGTCGTAGAAGCTGTTTCGATTCCAGTGATTGCAGCAGGTGGTATCGCAGACGGTAACGGTGCAGCTGCGGCCTTCATGCTAGGAGCAGAGGCTGTTCAGATTGGGACTCGTTTTGTGGTGGCAAAAGAGTCCAATGCGCATCCCAACTTCAAGGCTAAGATTTTAAAAGCGAAAGATATTGATACAACGGTTTCTGCTCAAGTGGTTGGGCATCCTGTGCGGGCGCTTAAAAATAAGCTTTCAACTGCTTATGCTAGTGCGGAAAAAGATTTCCTACGCGGTTTGAAAGACAGCAAAGACATTGAAGAGTTGGGAGCAGGCGCTCTGAAACATGCCGTAGTTGACGGTGATGTGGAGTACGGTTCGGTCATGGCAGGTCAGATTGCTGGCTTGATTACCAAAGAAGAGTCTTGTGCAGAGATTTTACATGATATTTATAACGGAGCAGCTCGTGTTATCAAGGAGCAGGCTGCACGCTGGGTGACAGGTGGAGAATAAGATGACAAAAACAGCCTATTTATTTGCAGGTCAAGGAGCCCAATACCTAGGGATGGGACGGGATTTGTATGACCGGTATGAGATTGTCAGGAAAACCTTTGATGAGGCGACCAGTGTTCTTGGCTATGATGTGCGTGCCTTGATTGATTCAGATGAGGAACGGCTCAATCAAACTCGCTACACGCAGCCTGCTATCTTGACCGTATCGGTTGCCATTTGGCGCTTGTTGCAAGAAAAAGGAGCAAGAGCTGATATGGTGGCGGGACTCTCTCTTGGGGAATACAGCGCCTTGGTGGCGTCAGGCGCCTTGGACTTTAAAGAGGCGGTTGCCTTGGTGGCAAAGCGCGGTGAATACATGGAAACCGCAGCGCCAGCAGGGAGTGGCAAAATGGTCGCTGTCTTGAATGCGGACCTAGAGACAATTGAGAGTGCCTGTCAAGCTGCGTCTAGTTATGGTATTGTAGCGCCTGCCAACTACAATACTCCCAACCAAATCGTGATTGGTGGTGAGGTTAGAGCGGTTGACAAAGCTGTAGAGTTGCTCAAGGAAGCCGGTGTCAAGCGGCTGATTCCGCTCAATGTATCAGGTCCTTTTCATACCGCCTTGTTGCAATCTGCCTCGAAACAATTAGCCCAAGCTCTAGCGGAAGTTTCCTTCCGAGACTTTGAGTTGCCTTTGGTAGGCAATACTCTAGCGCAAGTGATGACCAAGGAGGAAATCGTGCCTCTCTTGACCCGTCAGGTGATGGAGCCAGTCCGCTTTTATGATTCGATTGCTTGCTTACAAGAGGCAGGGATAACAGGCTTTGTAGAGATTGGTCCAGGGACGGTCTTATCAAGCTTTTTGAAAAAAATTGACCGCTCAGCAAGAATCCAGCAGGTAGAAAATCTCGCTACGCTTGAAGCATTCGTAACGAAGGAGTAACAAATGGAAGTAAGTGGAAAAAATGTATTGATTACAGGATCCAGTCGTGGAATTGGACTTGGTATTGCCCGTGAGTTTGCAAGGCAAGGTGCCAATGTCATTTTAAATGGACGAAGCAGTATTTCAGAAGAAATCCTAGAGAGCTTCTCTGGCTATGGTATCAAGGTTTATGTGGTGCTTGGCGATGTTGCCAGGCAAGAAGATGCCAAGCGCATGGTGGCAGAAGCAACAGAACTTGCAGGTTCTGTCGATATTCTAGTTAATAATGCCGGCATTACCAAAGATGGTCTTGCGCTCAAAATGTCAGAAGATGACTTTGAAGCGGTGCTTAAGGTCAATCTGACTGGCACCTTTAACATGACTCAGGCTGTCTTGAAACCCATGACCAAGGCGAAAGCGGGGGCAATCATCAATTTATCCAGCGTTGTAGGCCTGACAGGAAATGCCGGTCAAGCCAACTATGCGGCTTCTAAGGCGGGTGTGATTGGCTTTACCAAATCGATTGCCCGCGAAGTGGCAGGACGAAATGTCCGTGTCAATGCCATCGCCCCAGGCTTTATCGAATCAGACATGACGGCTGTACTGTCTGATAAAATCAAAGATGCCATGCTCGGACAGATTCCGATGAAACGTTTTGGGCTGGCACAGGAAGTGGCTGAAGTCGCGGTTTTCCTAGCTCGCCAAGAGTACCTCACTGGCCAAGTCGTCGCTATCGACGGTGGCTTAACCATGCAATAAAGGAGTAAGACATGACAACAAATCGTGTAGTAGTAACAGGATACGGCTTAACCTCACCGATTGGCAATACGCCTGAAGAATTTTGGAATAGTTTAAAAACTGGAAAAGTTGGGATTGGTCCCATTACCAAGTTTGATACCAGTGACTACAATGTCCACAACGCAGCAGAAGTGACGGATTTCCCCTTTGACAAGTATTTCGTCAAGAAAGATATGAACCGCTACGACCTCTATTCTCTTTATGCCCTGTATGCGGCCCAGGAAGCCGTTACAAATGCGGGTTTGGAAACGGACCGTCTTGACCGTGATCGTTTTGGCGTGGTCTTGTCAACGGGTATCGGTGGTATCAAGGAAATCGAAGAGCAAGTGGAGAAGATGAATACCAAGGGAGCGAAGCGCATTCGCCCAATGGCGCTGCCAAAAGCTCTTCCCAATATGGCTGCTGGCAATATCGCGATGCAAGTAGGAGCAAATGGAATCTGTAAGTGTGTGATTACAGCTTGTGCTTCCTCAAACGATGCTATTGGCGAAGCCTTCCGTGAAATCAAGTTTGGCTTTCAAGATGTCATTTTAGCAGGTGGATCGGAAGCTGCGATTACACCGTTTGCAATCGGTGGTTTCCAAGCCTTAACCGCTCTTTCCACTACCGAAGACCCGCTGAGAGCTTCGATTCCCTTTGATAAGGATCGTAACGGCTTTGTCATGGGAGAAGGTGCGGCCGTTCTGGTCTTAGAGAGCTTGGAGCATGCTGAAAAACGCGGTGCGACCATTCTAGCAGAAATCGTTGGTTACGGAAATACTTGTGATGCCCACCACATGACTTCTCCTCATCCAGAAGGCCTTGGTGCTATTAAGGCGATGAAGCTAGCGATTGGTGAGGCAGGTTTAGAGCCTCAAGATATCGACTATATCAATGCCCACGGAACGTCTACTCCTGCCAATGAAAAGGGGGAAAGCCAAGCGATTGTATCAGTATTTGGAACAAAGACCCCTGTGTCTTCGACCAAGTCTTATACAGGGCACCTTCTCGGTGCGGCTGGTGCGGTTGAGGCGGTTGCAGTGATTGAGGCTATGCGCCATTCTCACGCTCCAAAAACAGCTGGAACTCAGGAATTGTCTGACTATATTGAAGCAGATGTCATTTATGGTCGAGGGCGTGACATGGAGATTCGCCATGCGATTTCAAATACCTTTGGTTTTGGTGGTCACAATGCAGTCATTGCCTTTAAACGTTGGGAGGATTAAGTGAACAATACAGAGATTAAGGACTTGATGAGCCAGTTTGATCAGTCAAGTCTGCGTGAATTTTCGTATACAAGTGATGGTGTTCAGCTAGTCTTTAGTAAAAATGAACACAAGGCTGATACCGCCACTCCAGTTGTAGCACCAGCCACTGTAGCAGAAGCAGTAGCTGCTCCTCAAGTGGAAGCGACACCAGCACTAGTTACAGGGGCTACACCTAATGCTGCTAGTGAAGGGACAGTAGTAGAAAGTCCCCTTGTAGGCGTAGCCTATCTGTCCCCTTCACCAGATAAGCCAGCCTTTGTGGCGGTTGGGGATACGGTTAAACAGGGACAGACCGTGATGATTATCGAGGCTATGAAGGTCATGAATGAAATTCCAGCCCCATGTGACGGTATTGTGGCTGAAGTCTTGGTCGCAAATGAAGATGTGATTGAATTTGGACAAGGATTGGTACGGATTGTATGATTGATATTCAACAAATTAAGGAAGCTCTTCCTCACCGCTACCCCATGCTCTTGGTCGATCGGGTGCTTGAGGTGACAGAAGATGAGATTGTTGCCTTAAAAAATGTGACCATCAACGAGCCTTTCTTTAATGGGCATTTTCCAGACTATCCAGTCATGCCAGGGGTCCTTATCATGGAAGCTCTAGCGCAGACGGCAGGTGTCTTGGAATTGTCCAAGGAAGAAAATAAGGGGAAGCTCGTCTTTTATGCGGGCATGGACAAGGTCAAATTTAAAAAGCAAGTCGTGCCAGGGGACCAGCTCATCATGACCGCACGTTTTGTCAAACGTCGTGGCACG is a genomic window containing:
- the fabK gene encoding enoyl-[acyl-carrier-protein] reductase FabK — translated: MQTKITELLGIEYPIFQGGMAWVADGDLAGAVSNAGGLGIIGGGNAPKEVVKANIDKVKALTDKPFGVNIMLLSPFVDDIVDLVIEEGVKVVTTGAGNPGKYMERFHAAGITVIPVVPSVALAKRMEKLGVDAVIAEGMEAGGHIGKLTTMTLVRQVVEAVSIPVIAAGGIADGNGAAAAFMLGAEAVQIGTRFVVAKESNAHPNFKAKILKAKDIDTTVSAQVVGHPVRALKNKLSTAYASAEKDFLRGLKDSKDIEELGAGALKHAVVDGDVEYGSVMAGQIAGLITKEESCAEILHDIYNGAARVIKEQAARWVTGGE
- the fabD gene encoding ACP S-malonyltransferase, producing MTKTAYLFAGQGAQYLGMGRDLYDRYEIVRKTFDEATSVLGYDVRALIDSDEERLNQTRYTQPAILTVSVAIWRLLQEKGARADMVAGLSLGEYSALVASGALDFKEAVALVAKRGEYMETAAPAGSGKMVAVLNADLETIESACQAASSYGIVAPANYNTPNQIVIGGEVRAVDKAVELLKEAGVKRLIPLNVSGPFHTALLQSASKQLAQALAEVSFRDFELPLVGNTLAQVMTKEEIVPLLTRQVMEPVRFYDSIACLQEAGITGFVEIGPGTVLSSFLKKIDRSARIQQVENLATLEAFVTKE
- the fabG gene encoding 3-oxoacyl-[acyl-carrier-protein] reductase; translation: MEVSGKNVLITGSSRGIGLGIAREFARQGANVILNGRSSISEEILESFSGYGIKVYVVLGDVARQEDAKRMVAEATELAGSVDILVNNAGITKDGLALKMSEDDFEAVLKVNLTGTFNMTQAVLKPMTKAKAGAIINLSSVVGLTGNAGQANYAASKAGVIGFTKSIAREVAGRNVRVNAIAPGFIESDMTAVLSDKIKDAMLGQIPMKRFGLAQEVAEVAVFLARQEYLTGQVVAIDGGLTMQ
- the fabF gene encoding beta-ketoacyl-ACP synthase II — its product is MTTNRVVVTGYGLTSPIGNTPEEFWNSLKTGKVGIGPITKFDTSDYNVHNAAEVTDFPFDKYFVKKDMNRYDLYSLYALYAAQEAVTNAGLETDRLDRDRFGVVLSTGIGGIKEIEEQVEKMNTKGAKRIRPMALPKALPNMAAGNIAMQVGANGICKCVITACASSNDAIGEAFREIKFGFQDVILAGGSEAAITPFAIGGFQALTALSTTEDPLRASIPFDKDRNGFVMGEGAAVLVLESLEHAEKRGATILAEIVGYGNTCDAHHMTSPHPEGLGAIKAMKLAIGEAGLEPQDIDYINAHGTSTPANEKGESQAIVSVFGTKTPVSSTKSYTGHLLGAAGAVEAVAVIEAMRHSHAPKTAGTQELSDYIEADVIYGRGRDMEIRHAISNTFGFGGHNAVIAFKRWED
- the accB gene encoding acetyl-CoA carboxylase biotin carboxyl carrier protein — translated: MNNTEIKDLMSQFDQSSLREFSYTSDGVQLVFSKNEHKADTATPVVAPATVAEAVAAPQVEATPALVTGATPNAASEGTVVESPLVGVAYLSPSPDKPAFVAVGDTVKQGQTVMIIEAMKVMNEIPAPCDGIVAEVLVANEDVIEFGQGLVRIV
- the fabZ gene encoding 3-hydroxyacyl-ACP dehydratase FabZ; amino-acid sequence: MIDIQQIKEALPHRYPMLLVDRVLEVTEDEIVALKNVTINEPFFNGHFPDYPVMPGVLIMEALAQTAGVLELSKEENKGKLVFYAGMDKVKFKKQVVPGDQLIMTARFVKRRGTIAVVEARAEVDGKLAASGVLTFAIGR